In one window of Micromonospora cathayae DNA:
- a CDS encoding ABC transporter substrate-binding protein, whose protein sequence is MSVPQYRRAAALALAAGLGLGLTACSTKSDDGGTTAAGKVTITVDCQPVGSQQELLKNWNDDVAEFQRQNPDIVVKSVSVGEQCNNPPDFTARLAGGTVTDVFYGYMTDLQQVLDSGQAMDLTGFVTKDTVPTWDSVDPALKEAFSDGGKLYAVPVKNYSMGLVYNKVLFQRAGLDVNNPPKTWPEVRAAAKKIAALGDGIAGYAEYSAGNTGGWHFTSLLYSQGGQVLTPDGKKADFNNALGRQVLQNLKDMRYGDNSMGARQLLQWGDLLTNAGAGKVGMFVGAPDATQAIVSQFQGTFQDWAMGPLPGQDGPAKGTLGGGEGYFFKKGLTPEQVEAGLKWIAYQKLTPGKGQFDYVRAKPQNYPVGLPQPLLFAGGSEAQKQELELRKANANVDTANFAVFEANPVPIKGEPRNAQAIYAVLDAAMSGVLTNPNANIDALLKTAEEKVNKLLAAQS, encoded by the coding sequence ATGTCCGTACCGCAGTACCGGAGGGCCGCGGCGTTGGCGCTCGCGGCCGGCCTGGGGCTCGGCCTCACGGCCTGCTCCACCAAGAGCGACGACGGCGGCACCACCGCAGCCGGCAAGGTCACCATCACCGTCGACTGCCAGCCGGTCGGCTCGCAGCAGGAACTACTGAAGAACTGGAACGACGACGTCGCCGAGTTCCAGCGACAGAACCCGGACATCGTCGTCAAGAGCGTCAGCGTCGGCGAGCAGTGCAACAACCCGCCGGACTTCACCGCCCGCCTCGCCGGCGGCACGGTGACCGACGTGTTCTACGGGTACATGACCGACCTCCAGCAGGTGCTCGACTCCGGTCAGGCGATGGACCTCACCGGGTTCGTCACCAAGGACACCGTCCCGACCTGGGACAGCGTCGACCCGGCGCTGAAGGAGGCGTTCAGCGACGGCGGCAAGCTGTACGCCGTACCGGTGAAGAACTACTCGATGGGTCTGGTCTACAACAAGGTCCTGTTCCAGCGGGCCGGACTCGACGTGAACAACCCGCCGAAGACCTGGCCCGAGGTGCGGGCCGCCGCCAAGAAGATCGCCGCGCTCGGCGACGGCATCGCCGGCTACGCCGAGTACAGCGCCGGCAACACCGGCGGCTGGCACTTCACCTCGCTGCTCTACTCCCAGGGCGGCCAGGTGCTCACCCCCGACGGCAAGAAGGCCGACTTCAACAACGCCCTGGGCAGGCAGGTCCTCCAGAACCTCAAGGACATGCGGTACGGCGACAACAGCATGGGCGCCCGGCAACTGCTCCAGTGGGGCGACCTGCTGACCAACGCGGGTGCCGGCAAGGTCGGCATGTTCGTCGGCGCGCCGGACGCCACCCAGGCGATCGTCAGCCAGTTCCAGGGCACGTTCCAGGACTGGGCGATGGGTCCGCTGCCCGGCCAGGACGGGCCGGCCAAGGGGACGCTCGGCGGCGGCGAGGGCTACTTCTTCAAGAAGGGCCTCACCCCCGAGCAGGTCGAGGCCGGTCTGAAGTGGATCGCGTACCAGAAGCTGACGCCGGGCAAGGGCCAGTTCGACTACGTCCGGGCCAAGCCGCAGAACTACCCGGTGGGCCTGCCGCAGCCGCTGCTGTTCGCAGGCGGTAGCGAGGCCCAGAAGCAGGAACTCGAGCTGCGCAAGGCGAACGCCAACGTGGACACCGCGAACTTCGCGGTCTTCGAGGCCAACCCGGTCCCGATCAAGGGTGAGCCGCGCAACGCGCAGGCGATCTACGCGGTGCTCGACGCCGCGATGTCCGGGGTGCTGACGAACCCGAACGCGAACATCGACGCGCTGCTCAAGACGGCCGAGGAGAAGGTCAACAAGCTGCTCGCCGCGCAGAGCTGA
- a CDS encoding glycoside hydrolase family 13 protein has translation MTTADGSPWWRGAVIYQVYPRSFADGNGDGIGDIAGIRARLPHLSALGVDAIWFSPWYPSPMADAGYDVADYRDIDPVFGTLGEAEALITEAHDLGIRIIVDVVPNHCSDAHPWFQAALAGGPGAPERELFWFRPGRGPGGDLPPTDWVGEFGGGTWTRTTNPDGTPGDWYLHLFTAQQPDFNWDHPRVRAEFTDILRFWFDRGVDGIRIDSAGLLVKDPTLPETRPDRPHPFRDLDGVHEIYRYWRRLADGYPGDRALIGEVWMPDRQRFANYLRPDELHAAFNFDFLGCAWDAAALRACIDGTLHAHAPVAAPATWVLSNHDVTRHVTRYGRTDTTFSFAAKREGIPTDLELGTRRARAAALLSLSLPGAVYVYQGEELGLYEVEDIPYALRQDPMWERSGRVDPGRDGCRVPLPWAGDEPSFGFSPDGATAAPWLPQPADWKDRTVQAQTGDPTSMLELYRAAIRIRRAEASLGDGELTWLPAPAGVLAFRRGPGFRCLVNLADVPVPLPTDGTPLLASGPLDDGLLPPDTAVWLRTVTPTDD, from the coding sequence GTGACCACAGCAGACGGTAGTCCGTGGTGGCGTGGTGCGGTGATCTACCAGGTCTACCCGCGCAGCTTCGCCGACGGCAACGGTGACGGCATCGGTGACATCGCCGGCATCCGGGCCCGGCTGCCCCACCTGTCGGCGCTCGGCGTCGATGCGATCTGGTTCAGTCCCTGGTACCCGTCCCCGATGGCCGACGCCGGCTACGACGTGGCCGACTACCGCGACATCGACCCGGTCTTCGGCACCCTCGGCGAGGCGGAGGCGCTGATCACGGAGGCACACGACCTCGGCATCCGGATCATCGTGGACGTGGTGCCGAACCACTGCTCCGACGCGCATCCCTGGTTCCAGGCGGCCCTCGCCGGCGGACCGGGCGCGCCGGAGCGGGAGCTGTTCTGGTTCCGCCCCGGCCGGGGCCCGGGCGGCGACCTGCCGCCCACCGACTGGGTGGGCGAGTTCGGCGGCGGAACCTGGACCCGGACCACGAACCCGGACGGCACCCCCGGCGACTGGTACCTGCACCTGTTCACCGCCCAGCAGCCCGACTTCAACTGGGACCACCCCCGGGTGCGGGCCGAGTTCACCGACATCCTGCGGTTCTGGTTCGACCGGGGCGTGGACGGCATCCGGATCGACTCGGCCGGACTGCTGGTCAAGGACCCCACCCTGCCCGAGACCCGGCCCGACCGGCCACACCCGTTCCGGGACCTGGACGGGGTGCACGAGATCTACCGCTACTGGCGGCGGCTCGCCGACGGGTACCCCGGCGACCGGGCCCTGATCGGCGAGGTGTGGATGCCGGACCGGCAGCGGTTCGCCAACTACCTGCGCCCGGACGAACTGCACGCCGCGTTCAACTTCGACTTCCTCGGCTGCGCCTGGGACGCCGCCGCGCTGCGCGCGTGCATCGACGGGACGTTGCACGCGCACGCGCCGGTCGCCGCGCCGGCCACCTGGGTGCTGTCCAACCACGACGTCACCCGGCACGTCACCCGGTACGGCCGGACGGACACCACGTTCAGCTTCGCCGCCAAACGCGAGGGCATCCCCACCGACCTGGAGCTGGGCACCCGCCGGGCCCGCGCCGCCGCGCTGCTGTCGCTGTCGCTGCCCGGCGCGGTCTACGTCTACCAGGGCGAGGAACTGGGCCTCTACGAGGTGGAGGACATCCCGTACGCGCTGCGCCAGGACCCGATGTGGGAACGCTCCGGCCGGGTCGACCCCGGTCGGGACGGCTGCCGGGTGCCGCTGCCGTGGGCCGGCGACGAGCCGTCGTTCGGGTTCAGCCCGGACGGCGCGACGGCCGCGCCCTGGCTGCCGCAGCCGGCCGACTGGAAGGACCGCACCGTCCAGGCGCAGACCGGCGACCCGACCTCGATGCTGGAGCTGTACCGGGCGGCGATCCGCATCCGGCGCGCCGAGGCGTCCCTCGGCGACGGCGAGCTGACCTGGCTGCCCGCCCCGGCCGGGGTGCTCGCCTTCCGCCGGGGTCCGGGCTTCCGCTGCCTGGTGAACCTCGCCGACGTACCGGTCCCGCTGCCCACGGACGGGACACCGCTGCTGGCCAGCGGGCCGCTCGACGACGGCCTGCTGCCCCCGGACACCGCCGTCTGGCTGCGCACCGTCACCCCGACCGACGACTGA
- a CDS encoding discoidin domain-containing protein, with product MADHTTPHHRPPRTRVRAGLAALAATTLVAASVTVVALTSTATPARAAGLSPFDIPGRGATVPFVEHEAEEVTHTGTRIGPDRRYGTLPSEASGREAVTLDAVGEYVEFTLTAPADAVTFRYSLPDNAAGTGRDATIDLRVNGTLVRAVPVTSRYGWYYGGYPFNNNPGDTNPHHFYDETRAFLGGTHPAGTKVRLQVSSTAQSPTFTIDLADFELVGAPIAKPAGVLDVVTDFGADPTGATDSTAKFQAAVDAGRTQGRAVWIPTGTFTLWDHVVVDGVTLRGAGPWYSVLGGRHPTDRKRAVGIYGKYVPGGGYTGEIRPHEANGPSRNVTLRDFAIIGDIRERVDDDQVNAMGGAMTDSVVDNVWMQHTKVGAWMDGPMNNFTIRNSRILDQTADGVNFHTGVTNSTVTNTFVRNTGDDALAMWAQNVPNVNNAFTFNTIGVTILANHLVSYGGRDIRITDNVTADSVTNGGGIHIANRYPGVQGPTAVLGTWTVARNTLIRNGNSDYNWNFGVGAIWFSALNEAFQNPTVNITDTDILDSSYAALHWIEGQTNGINLNNVRIDRAGTYALQVQAASRVSFTNVRATGIAQANPMHNCVGSGFQITQGAGNSGWYTSTPYCGPWPEPRWGSGPTTPPTTGNPTTPPPTTPPPTTPPPTTPPPSGGNLAAGRPVTASSSNQTYAPANAVDGNPASYWESANNAFPQTLTVDLGAARSVDRVVLRLPAGWERRTQTIAVAGSTDGGTYTTLAAASGRTFDPATGNTVTVGLPAGDRRFVRLTVSANTGWPAAQVSEFEVYGGTPPTTPPPTTPPPTTPPPTTPPPTTAPPTGNLAAGRPATATSHADVYVAGNTTDGNPNTYWESANNAFPQSLTVDLGTVRPVSRLVLRLPQQAAWQTRTQTLAVLGSTDGTTYTTLRASAGYTFNPTSGNVVTISLPAGDRRFLRLTVTGNTGWPAGQLAEFEAYAT from the coding sequence ATGGCCGACCACACCACCCCGCACCACCGTCCACCCCGAACCCGGGTCCGCGCCGGCCTGGCCGCCCTCGCCGCGACCACGCTGGTCGCGGCCTCGGTCACCGTGGTCGCGCTGACCTCCACCGCCACCCCGGCGCGGGCCGCCGGGCTGTCCCCGTTCGACATTCCCGGCCGGGGCGCGACCGTCCCGTTCGTCGAGCACGAGGCCGAGGAGGTCACCCACACCGGCACCCGGATCGGCCCGGACCGCCGCTACGGCACCCTGCCGTCGGAGGCGTCCGGCCGGGAGGCGGTCACCCTCGACGCGGTCGGCGAGTACGTCGAGTTCACCCTCACCGCCCCGGCCGACGCGGTGACCTTCCGGTACAGCCTGCCGGACAACGCCGCCGGCACCGGCCGGGACGCCACCATCGACCTGCGGGTCAACGGCACCCTGGTCCGGGCGGTCCCGGTCACCTCCCGGTACGGCTGGTACTACGGCGGATACCCGTTCAACAACAACCCCGGCGACACCAACCCGCACCACTTCTACGACGAGACCCGCGCCTTCCTCGGCGGCACCCACCCGGCCGGCACGAAGGTCCGCCTCCAGGTGTCCTCGACCGCCCAGTCGCCCACCTTCACCATCGACCTGGCCGACTTCGAGCTGGTCGGCGCGCCGATCGCCAAGCCGGCGGGGGTGCTGGACGTGGTGACCGACTTCGGGGCCGACCCGACCGGAGCCACCGACTCCACCGCGAAGTTCCAGGCCGCCGTGGACGCCGGCAGGACTCAGGGGCGGGCGGTGTGGATCCCCACCGGCACCTTCACCCTCTGGGACCACGTGGTCGTCGACGGGGTCACCCTGCGCGGCGCGGGCCCGTGGTACTCGGTGCTCGGCGGCCGGCACCCCACCGACCGCAAACGTGCCGTGGGCATCTACGGCAAGTACGTGCCCGGCGGCGGTTACACCGGCGAGATCCGCCCGCACGAGGCGAACGGACCGAGCCGCAACGTCACCCTGCGGGACTTCGCCATCATCGGCGACATCCGGGAACGGGTGGACGACGACCAGGTCAACGCCATGGGCGGCGCGATGACCGACTCGGTGGTGGACAACGTCTGGATGCAGCACACCAAGGTCGGGGCCTGGATGGACGGCCCGATGAACAACTTCACCATCCGCAACAGCCGGATCCTGGACCAGACCGCCGACGGGGTGAACTTCCACACCGGCGTCACCAACTCGACGGTCACCAACACGTTCGTCCGCAACACCGGCGACGACGCCCTCGCCATGTGGGCGCAGAACGTGCCGAACGTCAACAACGCCTTCACCTTCAACACCATCGGCGTGACCATCCTCGCCAACCACCTGGTCAGCTACGGTGGCCGGGACATCAGGATCACCGACAACGTGACCGCGGACTCGGTCACCAACGGCGGGGGCATCCACATCGCGAACCGGTACCCCGGGGTGCAGGGGCCGACCGCCGTGCTGGGCACCTGGACGGTCGCCCGCAACACCCTGATCCGCAACGGCAACTCCGACTACAACTGGAACTTCGGGGTCGGCGCGATCTGGTTCTCCGCACTGAACGAGGCGTTCCAGAACCCGACCGTCAACATCACCGACACCGACATCCTGGACAGCTCCTACGCCGCGCTGCACTGGATCGAGGGCCAGACCAACGGGATCAACCTCAACAACGTCCGCATCGACAGGGCGGGCACGTACGCGCTCCAGGTGCAGGCCGCCAGCCGGGTCTCGTTCACCAACGTCCGGGCCACCGGCATCGCCCAGGCCAACCCGATGCACAACTGCGTGGGTAGCGGGTTCCAGATCACCCAGGGCGCCGGCAACTCCGGCTGGTACACGTCCACCCCGTACTGCGGGCCGTGGCCGGAGCCGCGGTGGGGGAGCGGCCCGACCACCCCGCCGACCACCGGTAACCCGACCACCCCGCCGCCCACCACGCCCCCGCCCACGACCCCACCGCCGACCACGCCGCCCCCGTCCGGTGGCAACCTGGCCGCCGGCCGCCCGGTCACCGCGTCCAGCAGCAACCAGACGTACGCGCCGGCCAACGCGGTCGACGGCAACCCGGCCAGCTACTGGGAGAGCGCCAACAACGCGTTCCCGCAGACCCTGACCGTGGACCTCGGCGCGGCCCGGTCGGTCGACCGGGTGGTGCTGAGACTGCCCGCCGGCTGGGAGCGCCGGACCCAGACCATCGCGGTGGCCGGCTCCACCGACGGCGGCACGTACACCACCCTCGCGGCGGCGTCCGGCCGGACCTTCGACCCGGCGACCGGCAACACCGTCACCGTCGGCCTGCCGGCCGGTGACCGCCGCTTCGTCCGGCTGACCGTCAGCGCCAACACCGGCTGGCCGGCGGCCCAGGTGTCGGAGTTCGAGGTGTACGGCGGCACCCCGCCGACCACGCCCCCGCCGACCACGCCCCCGCCGACCACGCCGCCCCCGACCACGCCCCCGCCGACCACGGCCCCGCCCACCGGGAACCTCGCCGCCGGCCGTCCGGCCACCGCCACCAGCCACGCCGACGTGTACGTCGCCGGCAACACCACCGACGGCAACCCGAACACCTACTGGGAGAGCGCCAACAACGCCTTCCCCCAGTCGCTGACCGTGGACCTCGGCACGGTCCGGCCGGTGTCCCGGCTGGTGCTGCGGCTGCCCCAGCAGGCGGCCTGGCAGACCCGCACCCAGACGCTCGCCGTGCTCGGCTCCACCGACGGCACGACGTACACCACGCTGCGGGCCTCCGCCGGCTACACCTTCAACCCCACCAGCGGGAACGTCGTCACCATCAGTTTGCCGGCCGGGGACCGCCGCTTCCTCCGGCTCACCGTCACCGGCAACACCGGCTGGCCCGCCGGACAGCTCGCCGAGTTCGAGGCGTACGCCACCTAG
- a CDS encoding carbohydrate ABC transporter permease, with the protein MAITTAPGITRTPGRPASPYPSGPRRPGLGRRVRDNLTGHAFLIGAVACFAFFSWYPMIRGVVMSFQRTRRGVTTWVGWDNYERILADPSFWAAWKNTFSFTFLALLLGYAVPFFVAIVLNEFRHAKGYLRILVYLPVMLPPASALFLFKFYAYDPSDAGLFNSILTALHLPTSQWMQSAEMTMPAMVIASTWMNMGGAVLIYLAALQNIPGELYEAAELDGAGIWRRIRHVTIPQTRLILALLAMLQIVATMQFFVEPLILANGTGTEDSATSVAYLIYQHGFFQNDLNGAAALGVIMLVVLAGFSAAYLRLSARQD; encoded by the coding sequence TTGGCGATCACCACCGCCCCGGGGATCACGAGAACACCGGGTCGCCCCGCGTCGCCGTACCCGTCCGGGCCCCGCCGTCCGGGCCTCGGCCGCCGGGTACGGGACAACCTCACCGGGCACGCGTTCCTGATCGGCGCGGTGGCCTGCTTCGCGTTCTTCTCCTGGTACCCGATGATCCGTGGCGTCGTGATGAGCTTCCAGCGCACCCGGCGCGGGGTCACCACCTGGGTGGGCTGGGACAACTACGAGCGCATCCTCGCCGACCCCAGCTTCTGGGCCGCCTGGAAGAACACCTTCTCCTTCACCTTCCTCGCCCTGCTCCTCGGGTACGCGGTGCCCTTCTTCGTGGCGATCGTGCTCAACGAGTTCCGGCACGCCAAGGGGTACCTGCGGATCCTGGTCTACCTGCCGGTGATGCTGCCGCCGGCCTCGGCGCTGTTCCTGTTCAAGTTCTACGCCTACGACCCCAGCGACGCCGGACTGTTCAACTCGATCCTCACCGCGCTGCACCTGCCCACCTCACAGTGGATGCAGAGCGCCGAGATGACCATGCCGGCGATGGTGATCGCGTCGACCTGGATGAACATGGGCGGCGCGGTGCTGATCTACCTGGCCGCTCTCCAGAACATCCCCGGCGAACTCTACGAGGCGGCCGAACTCGACGGCGCGGGGATCTGGCGGCGCATCCGGCACGTGACGATCCCGCAGACCCGGCTGATCCTCGCGCTGCTGGCGATGCTCCAGATCGTCGCCACCATGCAGTTCTTCGTCGAGCCGCTGATCCTCGCCAACGGCACCGGCACCGAGGACTCCGCGACCTCGGTGGCGTACCTCATCTACCAGCACGGGTTCTTCCAGAACGACCTCAACGGCGCGGCCGCCCTCGGCGTGATCATGCTCGTGGTGCTGGCCGGCTTCTCCGCCGCGTACCTGCGGCTCAGCGCGAGACAGGACTAG
- a CDS encoding carbohydrate ABC transporter permease, producing the protein MAPDTASRTLVSPAQLRRGRGRVVYWTLLTVVVVGFTLVFLGPLYWMVTGALKSGQEIAQTPPTLFPKDPQPQNYVDAWHNLDLAKLLFNTFYYAAGALVFQLVLDTAAAYALSKLRPVFGNLILGLMLATLMIPAMVLVVPQYVTVIDLPILHVNLLDSPFAIWLPAVANAFNIFLLKRFFDSIPEELMAAALVDGATPLRTLWSIILPMSRPILGVVSIFAVTAVWKDFLWPKLVMPSPETRTVSVGIYAFSGGTPMNVVIAASVIAAIPTVLIFLIFQRNIMSGLTTGSLKG; encoded by the coding sequence ATGGCACCGGACACCGCGAGCCGGACGCTCGTCTCTCCCGCCCAGCTCCGCCGGGGACGCGGCAGGGTCGTCTACTGGACGCTGCTCACCGTCGTCGTGGTGGGCTTCACCCTGGTCTTCCTCGGACCGCTGTACTGGATGGTCACCGGCGCGCTGAAATCCGGCCAGGAGATCGCGCAGACCCCGCCGACGCTGTTCCCGAAGGACCCGCAGCCGCAGAACTACGTCGACGCGTGGCACAATCTCGACCTCGCCAAGCTGCTGTTCAACACGTTCTACTACGCGGCCGGCGCGCTGGTCTTCCAGCTCGTCCTCGACACCGCCGCGGCGTACGCGCTGTCGAAGCTGCGACCCGTGTTCGGCAACCTGATCCTCGGGCTGATGCTGGCGACGCTGATGATCCCGGCGATGGTGCTCGTCGTCCCGCAGTACGTGACCGTGATCGACCTGCCGATCCTGCACGTCAACCTGCTCGACTCGCCGTTCGCCATCTGGCTGCCGGCGGTCGCCAACGCGTTCAACATCTTCCTGCTGAAACGGTTCTTCGACTCCATACCCGAGGAGCTGATGGCCGCCGCCCTGGTGGACGGGGCGACGCCGCTGCGCACCCTCTGGTCGATCATCCTGCCGATGTCGCGGCCGATCCTGGGGGTGGTCTCGATCTTCGCCGTGACGGCGGTCTGGAAGGACTTCCTCTGGCCCAAGCTGGTCATGCCGTCACCCGAGACCCGGACGGTCAGTGTCGGCATCTACGCCTTCTCCGGCGGTACCCCGATGAACGTGGTGATCGCCGCGTCGGTCATCGCCGCGATCCCGACCGTCCTCATCTTCCTGATCTTCCAGCGGAACATCATGTCCGGCCTGACCACGGGCAGCCTCAAGGGCTGA